ATCCGGCATAATCATACCCATTTGCGGATGATTCCATCGTAACAATGCTTCTGCACCGATAATTTTTTTAGTTCCTATCTCAATAACAGGCTGGTAATAAAGTTCTAATTCATTATTTTTAAGAGCACTTCGAAGTGCATTCTCTAAAGAGAGCCGTTTTTTAATCCATTGATCCATCTGCTCTTGATAAAATCGAGTTGTATTACGCCCCTCTTTCTTGGCTTGATACATTGCGGTATCGGCAAATTTTAACAAATCATCGGCACTTTGATCGCCACTGCTAACCAATGTGATACCTATACTTGAGGTAGTAACAATCGGTTCATTCAAACCGATATCAAACGGCATACTTAAAACATCATGTATTTTTTCAGCCACACTCTCTGCATTATTGGCAGCAATATGAGCTTCCATGCCAAGATCACTTAATAAAATAACAAATTCATCACCGCCTAAGCGGGCAACCGTATCCCCCTCACGACAAACTCTACTTAAGCGCAAGGCAGTTTCAATCAATAATGCATCACCGACATGGTGTCCCATCGAGTCATTAATACTTTTAAAATGGTCTAAATCTAAAAATAAAATACCCAATATATTACCATTTCGACGGTAATGGGCTAAAGCTTGCTTGATACGATCTTTTAACAATATTCGATTCGGAATATCGGTTAATGCATCGAAATAAGCTTGATGTTTCATCTGCTCTTCAGCTCGAATCCTCTCACTGATATCAGCAACAATAGCTATACCACCGGTGAGAGCACCATATGTATCATACATGGGTGATGTTTTAAGGGTTATCCATAAATCGAGTTTATTGTACATCGTTTTATAGGGACCCTCGTAATATCCTTTTTCTCCTATTGTAGGCGCTAATAATGCTTCATTAAGTGAGGTATCGGGAAGTTTTGTAAGATCCAATCCAATCATTCGCTCCGAATCAATACGGAGAATATTCATCATTTCGCTGTTAGAATCTACAATGATTAAATTAGTATTATAATAAAAGATACCTGCCGGAGCCTCTTTAAAAATTGTCTCAAAATATTGATCGGTTAAAACTAATGCATTGGTTGTATTTTCATGCAAGATTTTTGTTTTTAATACCTGAACCATATTTTGGTGAAAACGGTGTGCAGTTACAATAAGAATAACCCAAAAAATAATGGTTATGAGGAGCATTGCTTGATAAATTGGATTATCTTGAAGCGAGAGGACGAAAAGCAATGGAATTAAAATTAATAATAAATAAGAATGAAATGCTTCTAATACATACGATAAACTAACAATAGAACCAGCACTCATCCCTGCTAATACAAAAATTAAAAATATTTGATATCCAATATCATCTGTAAGAATAAGTATCGCGGCAGCACTTCCCCACACAATAGCAGAGATTCCGGCACCAATCACAAACCATTTTTTACATTGAGGTGTGGTACGAGTGGTTGTGTTAGAGAATATTCGATACGTTGAATATCGACCTAAAACAACCAATATTTGAAGAGTAATCCATCCTATAATAATCTGATGGATAATCACATTCCATTCTACAATGGCTAAAATAACTGTATTGACAATAACTGCCAACAAAGCTATGGGTGTTTGACGATACGCTGCTATCAGCAATTCATCTTGGATTTTTAATTCGATTATCTCTTGTTCATCACGCTCTAAGTGAGTAATATCAAAATTATCACGAAAAAATCTTTTATTTTTAAATTTCATAAATTATTCCAAAATGTTTTCAAGCTCGTAAATGGTACAATATTTTACACAATTTCTTAGCATTAATGGCGGTTTTACATTTGGTTAAATACATTTTCTTTTTATTAATGAATATAAATGTCATAAATGCCGCTCTGTTGCAATCCAATTATTTTTTTGATTCCCCTACAATCATGTCGCATGCACTCGATCCAAAATGTCCAAAAAACTTTGAACTTTTACGTATTCCTGAGGGAGAGAGTGTTTTTCGTGTTAACGCACAAGTTATTTTAAAAAGTTTTGAGTTGGAGGGATGTGAA
The Sulfuricurvum sp. DNA segment above includes these coding regions:
- a CDS encoding EAL domain-containing protein, which translates into the protein MKFKNKRFFRDNFDITHLERDEQEIIELKIQDELLIAAYRQTPIALLAVIVNTVILAIVEWNVIIHQIIIGWITLQILVVLGRYSTYRIFSNTTTRTTPQCKKWFVIGAGISAIVWGSAAAILILTDDIGYQIFLIFVLAGMSAGSIVSLSYVLEAFHSYLLLILIPLLFVLSLQDNPIYQAMLLITIIFWVILIVTAHRFHQNMVQVLKTKILHENTTNALVLTDQYFETIFKEAPAGIFYYNTNLIIVDSNSEMMNILRIDSERMIGLDLTKLPDTSLNEALLAPTIGEKGYYEGPYKTMYNKLDLWITLKTSPMYDTYGALTGGIAIVADISERIRAEEQMKHQAYFDALTDIPNRILLKDRIKQALAHYRRNGNILGILFLDLDHFKSINDSMGHHVGDALLIETALRLSRVCREGDTVARLGGDEFVILLSDLGMEAHIAANNAESVAEKIHDVLSMPFDIGLNEPIVTTSSIGITLVSSGDQSADDLLKFADTAMYQAKKEGRNTTRFYQEQMDQWIKKRLSLENALRSALKNNELELYYQPVIEIGTKKIIGAEALLRWNHPQMGMIMPDEIISIAEESGQIVGIGEWVLREACTQFVQWRTSHVTKSYIERIAVNVSAMQFRQSDFIDRVIHIVAETGIVPSMLELELTESMVIDNIDTVIEKMNRLRRAGISLSMDDFGTGYSSLTYLKRLPFTTLKIDRSFVRDIMSDKDDAALVETILSMASIFNFDVIAEGVETIEQFEFLQRHQCQYFQGFLCSKPMNADAFEVLLDRDIQQCHV